GCTCGAATAATCCCGTCGCCGAAAGTCCCGCAAGCCCTCCAGCCCAAAGCCGCAGGATAAGGTTCATATCGGTGAACGGATAGGCAACTGCCCCAACCAGCAAGCCAATAGCTAATCCAACAACCGGTACAATGTTCCGCGGAATATTCACGCTATTCTTCACAAGTTGTACGAGCGCCATTACAAAAACAGCCAGCACGGAAGCAAAGGCAAGCACACTGTTGAGAGCATCATTATACATAGTGTCTATCCCTCCCTATTTCATTTTCCACTACCTGTAACAAGTAAGCCTGCACGGTTAAGCACGGTTAATATACGATAGAAGTCATAGCTGCCACCTGATGGCGTGTCTAGCAGCCCCGCAGCACTTGCTGCCTTTACAGCCGCTTCAGCCCATGTCGGTACATTCATCACAGTACGACCTTCAATTAAAGTCACCCGATCCGAAAGCTTAGCAATCGACTGACCTTGTTCCTGCACACCCGTCTTTAGCGTATCCTTGCTATCCGTAAGGCTTACTATAAGGGCACGCAGTTCCTTTATTTCTGTTTCCAAAAGAACCAGCTTTTGTTTATCCTCTGCCGACATTTCGTCATCTCCTTCCTTGATGTCTTCATCATATAAATACAGATTATAAGTATTCATTATCTGGATAAGCTTTGCCGCATAGTTAGGGTCAGTAGCATAGCCAGCGGCAGCAATTTCATGTGCAGCTACCTTGCCACTCGCACCAAGTACTTTGCTGTAAAGGTTACGATTCCACGAAACACCATTCATAATTAACGCGGAATGATCCGCGATAGATTCTCCCCAGTTGTTATAAGCCCGAAAAGGAGCTTCTACTTTAACTGCTTTACCATTAACATATTCAGTAGTTTGCACAGTAATACTGCCTGCTGGTCCGCTACCTTTAATTCCAAACAAATTGTTTGCTTTAACAGTCAACCCGCTACTGCCCCAACCCGATTCCAGAGCCGCCTGAGCTATCGTTAGTGATGCCGGAACCTTACTAATCTGCATGTCCTTCACAGCAAAATTAGCAATCTTCGCTATGAACCCAGTCTCCGTCATTTCATCACATCCTCTCCCTCTATTAAATGCAGAGCATAATGAAATGATTGTGCTTATCCCCTATCAGCAGAGACTTTTTGCTAGATTCGCTTCCTAATTTACAACAAAAAAAATACGCATTCTAAGAACACGTATCTCATTCACACTTATAAACACTATCAATCTCGTCTAGCAAATTTGTGATCTTACTATGTTCTGTAATTGTATAAGCTGCTCTCTCAACTTCACAACCTCACCTACTATAATAAGAGCAGGATTGTTGATCTTCATTGCGATTGCCAGCTTATCGATATTATCCAGTGTTCCAGTAATAGTCCGTTGGCTAACCGACGTACCATTTTCTATCAGCGCAATCGGAGTTTGAGCATCCTTGCCGTGTAGCAAGAGCTGTTCGCGAATCTGACTCAGTTGGCTAACCCCCATATAAATAACCAGAGTATCTACGCTATGCGCTAATCGATCCCAACGAATAGGAGCAACATGTTCAGGACAGCGACTACCAGTTACTACGGCAAAAGAAGCCGCTATGCCACGATGTGTTAAAGGAATCCCCGCGGAGGCGGCTACACCGATTGCAGAGGTTATACCAGGGATCACCTCATAAGGAATCCCCGCTTCCACTACAGCCAGCGCTTCTTCCCCACCCCTCCCGAATACAAAGGGGTCTCCTCCTTTAAGGCGAACAACCTTGTTGCCTTCAGAAGCATATTGAATGAGCAGCCCATTAATTTTCTCCTGCGACATTGAATGCTGACCTGGAGATTTACCACAATAGATTAGTACTACTCCGGCTTTGCTATAGTTAAGTAGCTCTTCATTTACCAAGCGGTCATATAAAATAACGTCTGCCTCTTGGATACGGCGCATAGCTTTAACCGTAATAAGCTCTATATCTCCCGGTCCCGCTCCGACAATAGCTACGCATCCCGGCTTCATAAGCTTTTCTCCAGCACAGCGTTTTCCAGAACTACGGGGTCTCTGCGACCAACCGATAAATCTGAAGCCTGAGCTAATTGACTGTCCTTGGAACTTTTTTGTGAGAGATATAATAGAATTCCGGTAAACAGGACCCCCCCTATAAAATTGCCTAGTAGAACAGGAATACCGTTCCATAACCACCAGTCACCAAAGCTAACACTCGCACCAAGCATCATCCCCGCGGGGATTACGAACATATTTACAACGGTGTGCTCAAACCCCTGTCCAAAGAAGGTTAAGATGGGCAACCACATGGCAATTATTTTGCCGGAGGTAGCGCTCGAAGTCATAGCCATAACTGCGCCCAAGGTAACCATCCAGTTACAGAGCATAGCTTTAATAATAACCAACAGCATTCCGTCTCCACCCATATTTTTATAAGCGATGGTCTTGGCTTCACTTGTATTAATTAGAGTTTGAATCATCGGGTTACTCATATCCGTCCCCATCTTAGTAATCGTAAGACCGTAAAGGACAGCATATACCGCACAACCGAGCAAATGTCCGATGATCACCCACAAATAGTTATTCAACATTCGTTTAACTGTTGTTTTCTTCTCCAGAACCGCCAAAGGTATTAGCGCGAAGCTACCTGTTACTAGCTCTAGACCGAGCAGAATAATCATTACAAACCCTACTGGAAAAATAATAGCTCCTACCATAGGAATCTTGGATTGCGCCGCAGCTGTATACGCCAACGTGGTGGCACAAGCTAGAATCGCTCCACCCAGACTACCTCTCACCAATAGCTGTAAGATAGATAACTCCGCTTTGTTCTTGCCGCTTTCTATCATTGCGTTCAGCACTTCACGCGGTTTGATATAATCCATGATTATTCCCCCTCTTAATTGGTCTTTTCTTTAAATGGTCACATAGATTGAGCCGCTATTCGGATCGACTTCTACCTCAAAAGTATTAATACAGCCTTTATCTGGATCCATAGCAACACCGCTATGCAGATCAATCTTCCAGTCGTGCAGCGGGCAGTGAACCTTCGTACCGCATACCATCCCTTCGGAAAGAGCACCACCTTTATGTGGACATTTATTCTCTACCGCAAGAACCTCACCATCCGAAAGTCGAAAGAGTGCGATCTCCATGTCATTGACTATAAAAGTTCGCGAACCTCTGGTATCAATATCCGTCACTTTCCCAACGAGCTTTTTGGTCATAGTCATCCTTAATCCCCCTTAAACAGTCTCAATTTACGTGATAGTTTCGAAATTCTTACGAAGTTCAGACTCATTTATGATTTGTTTCCATGGGTCCGTAGTCCGGCTAAGCACTGTCTCAATTCTTCCCTTGAGCGCCAACCGCTCTTCGCGGCTTTCAAGAGCTTTCTTTATACTATCCACCCCTACTCGTTCGACCCAGTGTGCGGTTCTCTCATTCCATCCGGCCTCTTCACGGTAATATTGTAAAAATGCACTTGCCCATTCGACTACCTCGTCTTCAGTCTTCACTACACATAGAAGATCCGTAGCC
This window of the Paenibacillus sp. FSL R10-2734 genome carries:
- a CDS encoding holin codes for the protein MYNDALNSVLAFASVLAVFVMALVQLVKNSVNIPRNIVPVVGLAIGLLVGAVAYPFTDMNLILRLWAGGLAGLSATGLFELAFNKREGTKKDDK
- a CDS encoding glycoside hydrolase family 73 protein; amino-acid sequence: MTETGFIAKIANFAVKDMQISKVPASLTIAQAALESGWGSSGLTVKANNLFGIKGSGPAGSITVQTTEYVNGKAVKVEAPFRAYNNWGESIADHSALIMNGVSWNRNLYSKVLGASGKVAAHEIAAAGYATDPNYAAKLIQIMNTYNLYLYDEDIKEGDDEMSAEDKQKLVLLETEIKELRALIVSLTDSKDTLKTGVQEQGQSIAKLSDRVTLIEGRTVMNVPTWAEAAVKAASAAGLLDTPSGGSYDFYRILTVLNRAGLLVTGSGK
- the cobA gene encoding uroporphyrinogen-III C-methyltransferase, yielding MKPGCVAIVGAGPGDIELITVKAMRRIQEADVILYDRLVNEELLNYSKAGVVLIYCGKSPGQHSMSQEKINGLLIQYASEGNKVVRLKGGDPFVFGRGGEEALAVVEAGIPYEVIPGITSAIGVAASAGIPLTHRGIAASFAVVTGSRCPEHVAPIRWDRLAHSVDTLVIYMGVSQLSQIREQLLLHGKDAQTPIALIENGTSVSQRTITGTLDNIDKLAIAMKINNPALIIVGEVVKLREQLIQLQNIVRSQIC
- a CDS encoding formate/nitrite transporter family protein, which codes for MDYIKPREVLNAMIESGKNKAELSILQLLVRGSLGGAILACATTLAYTAAAQSKIPMVGAIIFPVGFVMIILLGLELVTGSFALIPLAVLEKKTTVKRMLNNYLWVIIGHLLGCAVYAVLYGLTITKMGTDMSNPMIQTLINTSEAKTIAYKNMGGDGMLLVIIKAMLCNWMVTLGAVMAMTSSATSGKIIAMWLPILTFFGQGFEHTVVNMFVIPAGMMLGASVSFGDWWLWNGIPVLLGNFIGGVLFTGILLYLSQKSSKDSQLAQASDLSVGRRDPVVLENAVLEKSL
- the nirD gene encoding nitrite reductase small subunit NirD yields the protein MTKKLVGKVTDIDTRGSRTFIVNDMEIALFRLSDGEVLAVENKCPHKGGALSEGMVCGTKVHCPLHDWKIDLHSGVAMDPDKGCINTFEVEVDPNSGSIYVTI